The Branchiostoma floridae strain S238N-H82 chromosome 18, Bfl_VNyyK, whole genome shotgun sequence DNA window gaaagccacacctcgagcacgtaaaagatctcactgcacttggggcaccggtgcggcaatgCGGAGTTCgtttcactgcggcactgttttttatttttattttcgcGACTTTTGATAGTTTATATATTgcgttatacgtaaaagtatggctaagagacaacaaaatacacaaaacggaaggaAATtcgttatctctgaaattcgttgagtcatctacgaacccagcagtgccgcaccggtgcccaaagtgtagtgagagtccacctttattGAAAAGACGCCTTACTGGTGTGAGTGCGAAGAGAGGATAGTGGGCCCCCTCGAAAACATGTGATTTATGACATTCTATGGTAGAGGCTACATTTTCCCATTCAAACCGGTCTCATGCGCCCTCATTGTAAGACAATTACGCTCACGCGCTTGTCACATGTCCGTCATGTGAGCCCGTGGGGTATACCTCTCCTTTCAGTCAAAACAAACTGTCAAACAGTTCTCACAAGCTTAGCGTTCCCGGCCCATTGTCTATTTTGCTCCTTGAATCAGCTCACGCTGTCCTGTGACAGAGCTTTGGTAAAATTTGCTTCTAGCCACTCTGTGCGCACCAAATGCGGTCAGAAGAACCACCAAAGCGGGAAAATATTTGGTATTTACAGTGGAATCATTATGTTTTTGGTGGTTTTCTTCCAACTTTCCTTCGTCGTGTGTTACGGACAGTTCCCTCGAGCCTGTACGGACGATTTGAGCCTCTCCACCGGCAGGTGTTGCCCCTTGTGGCCGGCTGCAGACGGGACAGCTTCGCCTTGCGGGGAGGCTCTGGGCCGAGGCACCTGCCGTCAGATTCAGCCGGACGACTCTCCCCACAGCCCCAGCTACCCCTACGTGGGAGTGGACGACCGGGAACGATGGCCAACTGTGTACTGGAACTGGACTTGTGAATGCCGAGACAACTTTTACGGCATCGAGTGTAGTGAGTGTAAGCACGGCTATACAGGCCAGAACTGTACGGAACGAAAGGTTTTAATCCGCCGGAACATCTTCGACCTGTCATGGTGGGAGAGAACCCGTTTTCTTCGAGCGCTAGACGAAAGCAAAGCTACCGTGAGCGAGCGTTGGGTCATCCCTGTGACGCCCTACGTCAACGTCCTCACAAACGGAAGCAAACCTGAATTTGCGAACGTCACGACGTACGACGCTTTGGTCTGGATGCACTACTACGTAGTCAGGGATGTTCTCCTACCCGAAGGAGGTGTGTTTCCATCTGTAGACTTCGCACACGAGGGTCCGGCCTTCTTGCCGTGGCATCGTCTGTACCTGCTCCTTTTGGAACGAGAGCTGGCTAAAATCATTGGGGACGAGAATTTCGCTCTGCCATACTGGGACTGGCGGGATCTCGCTGACTGCGGTAAGTCCAGACTATGAGCTTTTAGTTTCTAAATTGCAAAGTTACGttcatgaagattatacatctaGGCGAACGATATTTAaggacaattcaatctctacgaCTGGCGAAGATTCGGAGATTGCTTCCGGAAGTTTCgaatgacatccatcactagGGGTTGGCATCGACTTCCAGCATTCTTTGACCCAtctctgacgtcacacgtgcaTTACGCGTCAAACTTTCCTATACTTTCGTGGCACTGTCGCACTTGCCACTTACCAAACGCACCAGCGCACTTACACAACACCTCCCTAAGTAATTGCTTTACGAGAAAGTGGCATCTGATTGAGTTTTCGTCCTTCCGCGATGCCGACggagaaactctgccatttgttcgtaggctcaggttcatacctcctcgtaatttagaactcgctgacaactcggccgagctaaattcttgatttgtaaacggggctttaagagtcattgcaaaccagccatactttgtatgtgtgataggtatgtggaactagtAACTgccatatacttaaaaccctccagctatttttctttatggcgttctgggacccccctcagagaccctctaaaatccaacaatttatagCTGAAAAGTACTTaaatttcgatggctattctAGCTGGTTAGCTGGTAGCTCTGATAAAGGTACGAATAGAACTTTTACATTTCCATATAGTATGGGTTTTAATGTTTTACAAACCAAAAGTCGAAGATGATACATTAAAGATAAGAGGGTGTgatagggggttacctgaaccactgAAAGCAGAATTTTTATCACTGTAAATTTAGTCATTTTACGGCCCATTAATTATTGTATCTGACATGAGCGGTAAttctggtgaatggttttactGTTGCtggagagaggaacatctacttattcaaaaacaatcgtcgtctaattgggccatacataacgcgagccgtcAGAGtagggtctttatggggatttttcgggttttgggCTATAGTAAATCGGGTGATTATATTACACTATACGAGTAAGCCGTagcgatttttttttattcagccgTAGCAAATGTTTGTTGTTCGTGacccatgcataactgtcaaaaatatcatgatttattGGCAATATTGATTTGGGCTCTATATGGGAGTTTTAGGGATTCTATACAGGGATTTATGCtgtttttacacattttactCGCTTTCTAATGTTATCAAACCGGTACCTGTTCCTAAGTCATTCGTACGTACCAACTATGTCGCGCACAATGAGAAGGCTCTAAATGGGGTTACCAGGACCCCTCAAAAGTGATACCATTGaatagaaagggcacatggaTGCAGATCTACTTCATACATATTGAAAATCATAGCCCTACTGgcgctcaccgcgctctcttggcgctctctcgGCGATCATTGTTGCATTGCCATCCTctgcgctctcacggcgatggtatgACAGGGTTCCATACTATCGCCGAGGTGatggcgctctcgctgcgatggcaCTTCTACAGCGCTCTGACCgccccatggcgaccttggcgatttcaccgcgctctcaccacgatggtcaaatttgctatcgagcgccgtgagagcaccgtcctagtggaatggggccttACATGGCGAATTCAAGAAGAAGCAAGAAGCATATGTGTAAAAGCAGAGGTGTAAAACGGTCTGTCGACAAGTGCTCAGCGACCTCACAGTTCGCGGGGATCACCAAGGTCGTTCATGAGCAGCGGTCTCTAACATGATGAATTTTTTATTGCTGAACGAACGCTCAAGGATCGCCAGACCTACTTCCACTAGAACGGGTCACGGTCTTGAAGACAGGTTGAAGAAGACACCAAAAATATTCCACAGGAGCCAAGCTCATCAATCAAGTGTCTAGTCAATATTTATTTTACCTTCCTTTAGCTTTTGTAAAATAAGCAGACACTTATATCAACAATGGGATGGTACTTTGGTTTAGGAAGTGCTATGCTCATGGGATAAATATTCGGCTGCCAAAGCACGAAGTCTCCACATTTCAGCCACCTGCGATAATGAGAAAGTTTCCCTTGAGTTCTGCAGAGAACGAAAATAAACAATGAACGTGCATGTGGGACTTGGAATTGGCAGAAACTGAAGATCCGCGCTTGTCGGTCGCTCTGCTGCTCCAAAAACAGAAGGACGTGAGCCTACAAAGTTCGTCTGACTGCATGATAATCCACCACCGGaatactctccaaacagaggttgaatcgcgcagatatagtagtagtcggaaaaataactaatgttttattgcaaattcatgcccatggggctaattgcaagtgaacaaaatcaaatacataaataaataatctaaattctaacatgcaAAGATTACgtaactgattgtatgtatatacagaaTATCGAGTACTTCCTAgtattcaacctctgcttggagagtaccaccGGAGAACAAATCGTCTTCCTGGCCATGGTCCGAGTAGACTGAGACAACATCCTCTACGTCACATCCTCCACGTCACAACCTCTACGTCACAACCACTACGTCACAACCCCTACGTCACATCCTGTACGTCACATCCTCTAATTCAACATGATACAGGACAAACTGCCTCATGGCTGCGCATCGCGTTCTGGGAAACAAGGTGCATCTAGTGTGGCAGGTGGTGGTGcacgaaaaaaaatgaatataaacGAACGGAAtataaagtgtgtgtgtgtgtgcgtgtgacactctgtgtgtgtgtgggtggggtggggggtacagaaaaggctgggctgtctacctgggctgtctacctgggctggctatcacgtcaggctacttggacctacgaaagcccattgggacaaaagctgttgtagcagtaggggttgtttgtgctcagcaaagaagctgtgtctgaaggatctgtgtgttatcatgtgaatgagctgtgtgaagtggcagtgCGTGAAGTGGCAGTGCgtgaaggagctgtttgtgaagcagctgtgtgtgaaggagctgtgtatgttacaaaacccagaggttctgggttcgaatcagtCGATATGCCATcgatcttgtgcgcttgggaagggctcttaacatgactttcctcccttcactagggtagagaaaagagtaCCTTAGTAGCTTcggtaagggccctccctcagatagggcaaagaacccaccacacttacggaaaagactaggggttcttccttcccagtgtaaatggttcaaaaccttacgtcctatggccacacctggggtaatttctgtcgtattgaggtcacctgagttagcaccgaatggcagcagttccagacccttgcactttagcaacgctcctcgcaattcaattgtcgatcctAATGTCTGGCGCAGAAGCCTGAACCCTGTCAGCCACTAAAGAACGGCTCCTGGACGCCTTTGACtaactagccaccagtcttaagactaatccaatcagccgataagtcgtgttaatagcccttcccaagggcacaagatcggtggcatatcaactgatttgatcCCAGAACCTCGtggttatgtaacatacacaatagcttcacacatagcttgttcattgagcacaaacaacccctattGCTacaacagcttttgtcccaatgggctttcgtaggtccaagtagcctgacgtgatagccagcccaggtagacagtccaggtagacagcccagccttttccgtaaaccctgtgtgtgtgtgtgtgtgtgtgtgtgtgtgtgtgtgtgtgtgtgtgtgtgtgtgtgtgtgtgtgtgtgtgtgtgtgtgtgtgtgtgtgtgtgtgtgtgtgtgtgtgtgtgcgtattcCAAGCGTCTGGGAAGTTATTACATATACAGCATTAATCGAGATGGACATCGCCAGCCCCTTGTAACAACGGCATGATTGTGGTAACGTGGTAACGAGGTAGCTACGTAGATGATTCTGAAAACGTTTCCTTTCTCCGtgttctgtatatatatactacatATCCATCATCACTTATCCATTATCCTAACATAGTGCGCGCCAGGAAAGTGGGCCGAATGCCTAACACATACCTACAAAATGGTAAAACATTTTGTGATTCCTTTGTGTTAAAAAATTCTGATTATGTATCAAATTAGTACAGCTTTCATTCTACTTTAAGAGCAGAACCCGACGGCTATGAAGGGCAATGCACGTTAACATGCACTTATATTTGTCTTATACAATACACTTAAGTTTGACTCTTTGACATGACTTGTACTTCCATACGATTCCAAACCCAGGTGACATCTGTACCGACGACTTCTTTGGCGCGAGTATGCAAGATGGCACCGGCAGACTGAGCAGGGGATCATTCTTGTCAGATTGGAAGGtgggtttgtttatttgtttgtttgtttgtttgtatgtttgtttgtttgcattcaCCACAAAGTGAAACAGGCAAAACGGGCCCAGAGTGACCATCacaagttgccctccctcacataaaaagcaagagttcgtagacctcaggcctgcatgaaatgtattgggtgtctgtagacctattgtttattttttttccttttcgtccgtggttgcgtggttggaaaagtgagatttttaccttgTTGGTTTGACTGCACCAtgccaaagtctgaaattccattttgggAATGTGTAAgcttgggcatggatgaacattacttatttggatttcttaagcaggtaaccaaccacagtaccttgaagttgttgagacgacttttcctacctttttttgtctcagatggcccatgtagttattctgtcacatatgacttggcactggaaggttatttgcataatttgaccaattatatttttacagtagttccatagacaatatgaatagtggtagcccccatccagcagcaacagttagtccctagggtggtatgatatttttattcaatccgtccaactaaaacctaaatctcttgaagtacctaagccaaatttaacagcagaatttactattcaaaatgtccttttcaatagatggcaagctgctgctgctttaaaaagttcagaaagctgttgtagtcagagtgaacacccagcaaacatcccacaaaatcaatgagcagttgcttagagggggaaaacaatttcatcatatttttgcagtgacaaaatgcaacaaacgatactaaatttaaaacagaacaaagcctctaccacttaaccctgcccaaaagtcaagcgaatatgactagccccaaactacaaattacctgcatacaatacggaaatggcaaccccaaagaaacagcaagaaggaaaaatcatacacatacctttctctaacactcaagctctatacatttcttctccactttagaaagttgtatcttctgctgattgccacacagggtaaaggaacttgtaccagaactttaaactcagtactacacagctctcaaaacaccacaaagccggactaagaagcaaactcaaattgtacctaacaaatacagcaacagatactagactaGGTATGTCATTtggcaggtcagacactgttgatacaaagtaacctgatacattgaaggtggcagaagccagtgcaaaaacagatgacgattctacacctaagtttaaagacctatcaatcaacccaaacccaaccaaNNNNNNNNNNNNNNNNNNNNNNNNNNNNNNNNNNNNNNNNNNNNNNNNNNNNNNNNNNNNNNNNNNNNNNNNNNNNNNNNNNNNNNNNNNNNNNNNNNNNaggaactgatgcatttacccgagTTGCTTAGGAGATGGTACTTTATCAGTGTTTGTTGAGCATATAggaacagctatatcaacttgcgcgtagatagtgtttataatgagaaactattattcaggTGTGTATTCGtaagtgctttggaaatgtgtccagcagagagaaagaaaacactgtgacaaatggaaaacatatagctgacgtattccgtaccataaacagtgttgatttatacgttcgcagtagcactgtttttatgacacctcagctgcaaaaattgtctttttcatttcaatgtcatgtttgcaccgaacaatatagtatcgactttcgaggtatgacatcttacggtacggtgataatgtgccatataggtaccaggtaacacaccatatacgttactccccaggtgcagtatagtaccaggtagcgcacctgtaatatgtagtagccagctgctctagggggggggggggcgaaaacgctaaaggggggcgaaaacgctagtgatctcgccccccgggggggcgagatcgccggggggggcgagatcgctgtcacaccggtacaaaaccggtttttcttattggaccggtccagaaaaaccggacctgaaaaaattaggtggaccggatgttggaccgattagaaaattaacatatcattttatcaggcattcacacgttttggcgcttgcagttggaagaaaatgacaagactgaagtagagtagagtttatagtaatttctaccaaggtttacagtcaatcgtacaggtgcagttagcgttgtagtattttaaaacgccagcgtaagtctaatactccaccaaacagatttctttgtagtgaaatggaccattggtatgagtcatactgaatcaggtccaggtttaggtccggacctggacctgatcctctggacctgaaccggacctggacctgaattttctgtaccggtacccagccctactagtATGttcaggttcaacttcttctcgcttcttaagacagttgtaaatgtaactaTGATTGATGCCATGATGTAACCATGGTTCGCTCTGGACAGCGCTACCGTGTGCTGTTGTTACTTTTCCctttaagaaaatgaaaaaaaaggaacgCGGTCAAAACAATCGGTCATTCCGAGTGTGTGCTGAGTGTTTACAGACCTCAGGGCAGCCATCATTCAAGATGGCGATCGAACGGACTAGCGGCCATCTTGAAGTGCCCTGTCAACACTAGTCCTTGTAATTATCGTGACATGTGGCCCCAGAGCTAACCTTCTGGCCGTCTGAGTGTTTGTTTTCGGCACACCTCTTCTCGACAGGTGTCAAGCACGTCCACTCATGCGTTCTTGTTATCAACGTCTGTCTTGCGATAAAATGTTACTTTTCTGTTgttgaggccatgttgatttgattatatggatcatattttatctatatgtaatattagaatcatgtatatagatagctgtatagaatagacacttgttacttttttactgtctgtacccttgcaattagcctgcgggcatggatttgcaaataaatagataaaaaaagatttaagAAAATATATGTAATATTGTCATATCCCACTACTTTAAAGACCCCGTGGACTTTCTAGTTTGCTGTTGCATTTGATCACATTTAACAGACGATTCCAAATTACCACATGTATTCCGAGTATGCAAACTATTTCCATTGCCATTCACGAGAAGTATCCATATCTAGCTATAGAATACTGCTGACATTGTTCCTTTCTGTTTTGTTACATGATAACGTTTTATGCTGTGCGACGTATATTCCACGTTACTTTGGGGCAACATAGCAAGGACACACAATCCAGTGTAAGCCACAAATATCATCGATATATACCAGTAACATGTTCTGGGAGGGGCAAAGAACCCAAATAAATATGGTTGTTTTAAATACAGGAATACACCGGAACACACCGACATGCGTACATGACTGATGAATTATTAAGAAGGGAAGACATGTCACTGAATGAGTGTAGGCAAGTACAGAGAGGGTTATGTATGGCTGTAGAGTTTGACTGGGGCCACCTGGTGGTCCATTCATCGTGACAAACATGAGCCGCTGGGGTCGCCCTCTTTCACACACTTCTGTAGCCACTCGACTTCCGCGCTAATCAGGGTTAAGTGCCGGAAAAATAGCGCCTGAGCAGAGAGGTTAGGCAGGCTGGTTACATAGCAGGGGAGGATTGTCCCAAACGTGGGGTcgttgtagtctctaccagactccggcctggccgaatagtaataggggacttttgCCAAGTTAGGAATGAAAGCCTACTAgaagttaattggcctaggggTACACTGACTGGCCGGTGAATAGACTACAAAAGACTGACTGCAATCCAACGCCGTAAGATTTaacgggtatgcaatacaaaaacGTGCACAAAACTGGACGGTAGGGATCTACGTTGTGAAAATTAAATGAATTCGAAtgaaagaagagaaaagaagaaagcGTGATCAATTTAGCTTAGGGTCAGTAAGCACCACCTTTTCCTATCAGAATCATGCCAACTCATCTCCACCATTTTCTTGACTCCTCGGTTTTTCAGAGCGTTAACAGGTTTGGAATGATCTGGAACATCCTTGCCGCATCAAACAACCAGAAACAAGTAACCACATTGAAGTCGCCCCACATGCGGCGCTGTTGTTGTTGAACAGAGCTCTTGACTAGCCAGAAATCCGTTTGACTTTCTGGTTGTTGGTTCGGATTTTCCTCAACGCCTGTAATCTGGTACATTCCTAGCAACGTTTGTGTCAAATTTATTACGTGTGCCCAGTTTTTCAGTCATCGAAGCGTGTGGCCGTAAGTACATGCGTCACTGAAACGTCATCAAAATCGGGGTGGAGACTCTGTTGCTGATCTCACGGATGTATACAGTCATCACTGAAGGACCTGCGCGCAAAGTTAGCATTACCTACCGTGTAATGCAAAGTACTGGCGAGGAGAAGCTGTGTTATCACTTGCCATATCAAGGCGCAGTCGCAAACGTCGTACAGTCTATGATTTTTCGCCCTAGGACTTTCAGTCAGgttatgccagagcagaggccCAACACGGATCTACAACAACTTTTTCCTTCATAAG harbors:
- the LOC118405245 gene encoding tyrosinase-like, which codes for MRPHCKTITLTRLSHVRHVSPWGIPLLSVKTNCQTVLTSLAFPAHCLFCSLNQLTLSCDRALVKFASSHSVRTKCGQKNHQSGKIFGIYSGIIMFLVVFFQLSFVVCYGQFPRACTDDLSLSTGRCCPLWPAADGTASPCGEALGRGTCRQIQPDDSPHSPSYPYVGVDDRERWPTVYWNWTCECRDNFYGIECSECKHGYTGQNCTERKVLIRRNIFDLSWWERTRFLRALDESKATVSERWVIPVTPYVNVLTNGSKPEFANVTTYDALVWMHYYVVRDVLLPEGGVFPSVDFAHEGPAFLPWHRLYLLLLERELAKIIGDENFALPYWDWRDLADCGDICTDDFFGASMQDGTGRLSRGSFLSDWKVGLFICLFVCLYVCLFAFTTK